Within Vicia villosa cultivar HV-30 ecotype Madison, WI linkage group LG1, Vvil1.0, whole genome shotgun sequence, the genomic segment ccaacccaaaattaaacctattatacattagccttatgaataCGACAAATTTTCTCATCACACATATAATTTCaatcccgatcttctcaaatctctaataacattatttcaccttctttgcgacatacatcttccctcttcttttaTAATCTATACtctcctatattctttctttttcactttctcatttttatgtaaatgttctgtatttcagtttcatttttatcgcgcatcttcttctctaatctctcaacactttttctttttctttttcaccttcactaatctttcgtctcttctatttttttgtttcattataataattttatattgttttatgctattattttatgtttaatattccacttttgtctaatttaatttgtacatattacatggaaaattgttgtcaaattatgacgagttttgttgttatttgttagtgtatgaatgtctaaatataaaattatgttgtcatatatatatatatatatatatatatatatatatatatatatatatatatatatatatatatatatagctcaataaaatatttgtaaaaaaccgaaccaaccgaaccgaaccaaactgcattagtttggtttggtttgattcggatttttttaaaagtcaaccgaaccaaaccaaaccgcactattttttctcttgcggttcggatgatttttttcgtcaaaaccgcccaaaccgcaccgcgagcacagTTTAGGAGTGTCATTCTCTCTCTTGTAATATTATCCTTATACACCTTATCCGTAACTTTCATTGTGGTGGTTTGTCCTGGTGTGACTTTTATACCATTTAGACTTGGCATGGCTTATCCCTTGTCTCTTTTCATTAGTTAATAATTCtagcttttccaaaaaaaaaaaaaacaaaatcaagttGCTATTTCAGCACTCGCTACGGAACCAAGCAATCTCATGTCCCTATAAGCACTGAATTGATTTTCTGCTAATAATCACAAAACAATTTAACCCACACGATAGCCACAATATTTGACAATCAATCCAAAATGTAGGTGTCACAGATATATCAAACAGTGGCCTGGGTTATTCTAACAATGTTACTATGGGCTACGGGACCATATGTTTCCAACTGTAAAGATGCCATTTTACGGCATATGGATCAAAGCATATGACACCAAAGAgacgaaacaacaacaacacgtaAACTTACAAAGGATACACAACGACACACGTATTCGCTCACTTTGACAAACTGGATCTCCAAAAACATCCAAGTTCATCAAACATTGCAACACATTAATATCACCAAAACTTGAACATATCAGAACAGTTAAACAGGGATAATACAAATTCTTAGGAATGAATCAATCAACAAACAAAATATTATCAGTTCAATTGTGTAACGTGTGGCAAATATCAACGATAGAGTCACATGGCACATTCACCTGATAGTCTTACTCATCCGGTAGAAATTGCAATCAGAACTCAATCACAATGTAAATTCAAATAGTCAAAATATaagcataaaataataaaaagaatcaAAAGGAGTTTAGGGCTAAATGAAGTTTCATTAGATATTTCTCAATCACTACGTCAATACAAATAGATCCAAAATATACTTTACATAAACCCTAAATTAGATAAATTAGACAAACATATGAATTCAACCACTGGTAAACTTAGTAACGGCCTTAGTTCCCTCGGAAACAGCGTGCTTTGCAAGCTCACCAGGAAGAACAAGACGAACAGCAGTCTGAATCTCCCGGGATGAGATTGTATATTTCTTGTTGTAGCGAGCGAGTCTAGATGACTCCTGAGCGAGCTTCTCGAAGATGTCGTTGATGAAGCTGTTCATGATTCCCATAGCTTTGCTGGAGACACCGATGTCAGGATGAACTTGCTTGAGAACCTTGTAGATGTAGATCTTGTAGGTCTCAACGCTCTTcttgtttctcttcttcttcttgtcagTGGAGGAAGCGTCCTTTGGGATCTTTTTCTCGGCTTTGACGGCTTGTGCCTTCTCTGCAGGCTTCTTCTCAGCTGGCTTCTTGTCTCCCTTGGGTGCCATGGATGATGGAAAAGTGGGAAAGGAAATTGAAATTAGAGAGGGAAGGGTTAACAGAAATTGAGATTGGTATTTGAATTGTGATTTGTTGATAGGGTGTGGAATTGTTT encodes:
- the LOC131614207 gene encoding probable histone H2B.3, whose translation is MAPKGDKKPAEKKPAEKAQAVKAEKKIPKDASSTDKKKKRNKKSVETYKIYIYKVLKQVHPDIGVSSKAMGIMNSFINDIFEKLAQESSRLARYNKKYTISSREIQTAVRLVLPGELAKHAVSEGTKAVTKFTSG